In the Colletotrichum higginsianum IMI 349063 chromosome 7 map unlocalized unitig_7, whole genome shotgun sequence genome, one interval contains:
- a CDS encoding Short-chain dehydrogenase: MPASSIFSLHKAIKPALTARTRSICQCAHISKPSLYRNLRSSFSTMSPLAPYAEQHKNITGPGDARPTAIQIVQDQGLVGKWAGKVAIVTGCSPGGLGPETARALHVTGADVYITVRDVAKGEEVAKDILSDGKPGKVQVIKLDLGSLESVRQGVKEFLSKSDKLNVLINNAGVMACPKAKTVDGFESQFGTNHLGHFLLFQLLKPTLLASSTPEFSSRVVSVSSSGHRQGRIQFEDFNFDHTVEYHPWTAYGQAKLANIHFANELDRRYGSKGLHALSLMPGGIRTPLQRHVPELMEALNDPEIAKWMKTPEQGAATSVWAAVAKELEGKGGRYLDDVAEAEEVTPEGWAARPGYAPSAYDPPTEKRLWTESLKLVGLEDDA; this comes from the exons ATGCCAGCTTCTTCCATCTTCAGTCTACATAAAGCAATCAAGCCAGCATTAACGGCTCGTACGAGATCCATCTGCCAGTGCGCCCACATCAGCAAGCCCTCTTTATACAGAAACCTCCGCTCCTCATTCAGCACCATGTCTCCACTGGCCCCCTACGCCGAACAGCACAAGAATATCACCGGTCCCGGAGACGCCCGTCCCACGGCCATTCAAATCGTTCAAGACCAAGGCCTCGTCGGAAAATGggccggcaaggtcgccATCGTCACGGGCTGCTCCCCCGGCGGCCTTGGTCCTGAGACCGCCAGAGCCCTTCAtgtcaccggcgccgacgtctaCATCACCGTCCGCGACGTTGCCAAGGGCGAGGAAGTTGCCAAGGATATCCTCTCCGACGGCAAGCCCGGCAAGGTCCAGGTCATCAAGCTGGACCTCGGATCCCTCGAGAGCGTCAGGCAGGGTGTCAAGGAGTTTCTGAGCAAGTCCGACAAGTTGAACGTGCTCATCAACAATGCTG GTGTTATGGCCTGTCCCAAGGCCAAGACCGTCGATGGGTTCGAAAGCCAGTTCGGCACCAACCACCTCG GTCACTTCCTCCTGTTTCAGCTCCTGAAGCCAACCCTTCTGGCATCCTCAACCCCCGAATTCAGCTCCCGCGTCGTatccgtctcgtcgtcgggccACCGCCAGGGCAGGATTCAGTTCGAGGACTTCAACTTTGACCACACCGTTGAGTACCATCCCTGGACGGCCTACGGCCAGGCCAAGCTCGCCAACATCCACTTCGCCAACGAGCTCGACCGCCGCTACGGCTCAAAGGGCCTCCACGCCCTGAGCCTCATGCCGGGCGGCATCCGGACGCCGCTGCAGAGGCACGTGCCCGAGCTCATGGAGGCGCTCAACGACCCGGAGATTGCCAAGTGGATGAAGACGCCTGAGCAGGGCGCCGCGACGTCGGTCTGGGCCGCGGTCGCCAAAGAATTGGAGGGAAAAGGTGGCAggtacctcgacgacgtcgccgaggccgaggaggtcaCACCCGAGGGCTGGGCGGCCAGGCCCGGGTACGCGCCGTCCGCCTACGATCCCCCCACGGAGAAGAGGCTGTGGACCGAGAGCCTCAAGCTGGTCgggctcgaggacgacgcgtGA
- a CDS encoding Alpha beta hydrolase fold protein, protein MASGMHYAHCGANDGCKLAFQSSLPLSGAASATKCVLLMHGFSGSSAYFHRNFDALVAAGLWVVAPDMRGHGSSDRTRGGYHVARLAADLRDLVAHLRRAAPDVAIVPVGCSIGAAVLWTYVELFGAAADFAGFVFVDQAPLQDRSPFDGWDESRAHTGCYDERTMLAAQRFWIDDPAAAHVDLVDGCLGYRAKPSPDDDVSPETRRRDEDFFTGISALCDQTWLARLLADHTRYDHREAIETISVPTLVMAGRRSGCFPLEGMLETVRRVEKNRPGLARESVFESGHWLFYEQPERFNREIAEFVDKCTTN, encoded by the coding sequence ATGGCCTCGGGCATGCACTACGCCCACTGCGGCGCCAACGACGGCTGCAAGCTCGCCTTCCAGTCCTCCCTGCCCCtctccggcgccgcctccgccaccaaGTGCGTCCTCCTGATGCACGGCTTCAGCGGCTCGAGCGCCTACTTCCACCGCAACTttgacgccctcgtcgccgccggcctctgGGTCGTTGCCCCGGACATGCGCGGCCACGGCTCCTCCGACCGCACGCGCGGCGGCTACCACGTCGCccgtctcgccgccgacctgcgCGACCTGGTCGCCCacctgcgccgcgccgcccccgacgtcgccatcgtccccgtcggctgctccatcggcgccgccgtgctctGGACCTACGTCGAGCtgttcggcgccgccgccgactttGCGGGTTTTGTCTTCGTCGACCAGGCCCCGCTGCAGGACCGCTCGCCGTTCGACGGCTGGGACGAGAGCAGGGCGCACACGGGGTGCTACGACGAGCGGACCATGCTGGCCGCGCAGCGGTTCTGGATCGACgacccggcggccgcccacgtcgacctcgtcgacggctgCCTCGGGTACCGCGCGAAGCCCAgcccggacgacgacgtctcgcccgagacgaggaggcgggaCGAGGACTTCTTCACGGGCATCAGCGCGCTGTGCGACCAGACGTGGCTGGCGAGGCTGTTGGCCGACCACACGCGGTACGACCATCGCGAGGCCATTGAGACCATCAGCGTGCCGACGCTCGTCATGGCGGGGCGGAGGTCCGGGTGTTTCCCGCTCGAGGGCATGCTCGAGACCGTCCGGCGGGTGGAGAAGAACCGGCCCGGCCTGGCGAGGGAATCCGTCTTCGAGTCCGGGCACTGGCTGTTCTACGAGCAGCCGGAGAGGTTCAACAGAGAGATTGCCGAGTTCGTGGACAAGTGCACCACCAACTGA
- a CDS encoding putative Extracellular dioxygenase yields the protein MAFRSALAVALALSPLMGSVAAHGNHSPEEIVAELVLRDLVTTHGRRALDACAGSPAALALKQRALERRAATAQQLREKRGLGGQKMHQKRTQADLEAWAAIDHESAEDYTLDTAIEEIFGSNATCALVPETTIGPYYVEGELIRTDLTDGQAGVPVHVDIQFVDVASCAAVPEQIIDIWACNATGVYSGVSAQGQGGLNTTHGRGVQQTDADGVVQFDTIFPGHYTGRATHFHIMSTDGAEILPNGTFEGGTARNIGQLFFDQSLISEVETLAPYTSNAQVLTTNLEDSIAASEATAEYDPFLKYVRLGDDLNDGLLMWITIGIDTTADYNDQVRAAAHWHEGGGVDQSSGGGGGPPGGPGGPGRPSSAQPTATPSVAAAARNRAF from the coding sequence ATGGCGTTCCGCTCCGCTCTCGCCGTGGCCCTggccctctcccccctcatgggcagcgtcgccgcTCACGGCAACCACTCCCCCGAGGAGATCGTCGCTGAGCTCGTCCTCCGCGACCTGGTGACCACCCACGGCCGCCGTGCCCTCGACGCCTGCGCCGGCTCCCCGGCcgccctggccctcaagcagcgcgccctcgagcgccgcgccgccaccgcccaGCAGCTGCGCGAGAagcgcggcctcggcggccagaagATGCACCAGAAGCGTACCcaggccgacctcgaggcctGGGCCGCCATCGACCACGAGTCCGCCGAGGACTACACCCTCGACACGGCCATTGAGGAGATCTTCGGCTCCAACGCCACCTGCGCCCTCGTCCCCGAGACCACCATCGGGCCCTACtacgtcgagggcgagctcATCCGCACCGACCTCACCGAcggccaggccggcgtccCCGTCCACGTCGACATCCAGTTCGTCGACGTGGCGTCGTGCGCCGCCGTGCCCGAGCAGATCATCGACATCTGGGCCTGCAACGCCACGGGCGTCTACTCGGGCGTCTCGGCCCAGGGCCAGGGCGGCCTCAACACGACCCACGGCCGCGGCGTGCAGcagaccgacgccgacggcgtcgtgcaGTTCGACACCATCTTCCCGGGCCACTACACCGGCCGCGCCACCCACTTCCACATCATGTccaccgacggcgccgagatcctccCCAACGGCACCTTCGAGGGCGGCACCGCCCGCAACATTGGCCAGCTCTTCTTCGACCAGAGCCTCATCTCCGAGGTCGAGACCCTGGCCCCCTACACCTCCAACGCCCAGGTCCTCACCACCAACCTCGAGGACagcatcgccgccagcgagGCCACGGCCGAGTACGACCCCTTCCTCAAGTACGTCAggctcggcgacgacctcAACGACGGCCTGCTCATGTGGATCAccatcggcatcgacacTACGGCCGACTACAACGACCAGGTCAGGGCCGCCGCTCACTGgcacgagggcggcggtgtcgaCCAGAgcagcggtggcggtggtggccCCCCCGGTGGCCCCGGTGGTCCCGGCCGTCCCAGCTCCGCTCAGCCCACCGCTACGCCGtccgttgctgctgctgccagaAACAGGGCTTTCTAA
- a CDS encoding Short-chain dehydrogenase: MSDKAQQRLQALGKQLDAPPPVKIAGPSAAPRVPGKVVIITGANSLMGIGRASAHQFAENGARAIYICDYADDNLESHKKELNKLYPKVEIHIRRFDAADESAVEEVVSHAVTTYGRLDVFFANAGITGPHNPFTDITEEDFMQNMRTNVLSVFLAAKHSAPAMAKTSADKKTAGGSIILTASVAGIRSNAGTTPYSAAKAAVISVAQTCAYQAAGTNVRVNAICPGLIETGMTSLMYDTARARGTQSKIGQINPMKRGGHADEIARVALFLGSDESSYVNGQAWAVDGGLSAGHPYVVGKLA, from the exons ATGTCAGACAAGGCGCAGCAAAGACTCCAGGCTCTGGGCAAGCAGCTCGATGCACCCCCGCCCGTCAAGATCGCCGGTCCTTCGGCGGCACCCCGAGTCCCTGGCAAGGTCGTCATCATCACAG GCGCAAACTCCCTGATGGGCATCGGTCGGGCATCGGCCCACCAATTCGCCGAGAACGGCGCCCGGGCAATCTACATCTGTGActacgccgacgacaacctcGAGTCCCACAAGAAGGAGCTCAACAAGCTGTATCCCAAGGTCGAGATCCACATCCGCAGgttcgacgccgccgacgagagcgccgtcgaggaggtcgttTCCCACGCCGTCACGACATACGGCAGGCTAGACGTCTTTttcgccaacgccggcatcACCGGGCCTCACAACCCCTTTACCGATATTACCGAGGAGGACTTTATGCAGAACATGAGGACCAATGTCTTGAG cgtcttcctcgccgccaagcaCTCGGCCCCCGCTATGGCCAAGACGTCGGCCGACAAGAAGACagccggcggcagcatcatCCTCACCGCTTCCGTGGCCGGCATCCGCTCCAACGCCGGCACGACCCCTTACTcggccgccaaggccgccgtcatctcggTCGCGCAGACGTGCGCCTaccaggccgccggcaccaACGTGCGCGTCAACGCCATCTGCCCGGGGCTCATCGAGACGGGCATGACGTCGCTCATGTACGACACggcccgcgcccgcggcACCCAGAGCAAGATTGGCCAGATCAACCCGATGAAGCGCGGCGGccacgccgacgagatcgCGCGCGTGGCGCTGTTCCTCGGCAGCGACGAGAGCAGCTACGTCAACGGCCAGGCatgggcggtcgacggcggcttGAGCGCGGGTCACCCGTATGTAGTTGGCAAGCTTGCGTGA